A genomic window from Aggregatilinea lenta includes:
- a CDS encoding tyrosine-type recombinase/integrase, translated as MYCNGEWQRGKLRQIYFDDATRDALRGWVAVRPPVDHDCVFCSRTTGGPLLARGVSQVIRRLCKTAGIRSLGAHSLRHRVGLTFARNHVAPRIAQHYLGHTNITITLSYYQDVDESDLRAAGQLLTS; from the coding sequence GTGTACTGCAATGGTGAATGGCAAAGGGGAAAGCTGAGGCAGATCTACTTCGACGACGCGACCCGAGACGCCTTACGGGGCTGGGTTGCCGTGCGTCCGCCGGTCGATCACGACTGCGTATTCTGTTCGCGTACAACGGGGGGACCTCTGTTGGCACGGGGTGTCTCGCAGGTCATCCGCCGCTTGTGCAAGACGGCGGGGATTCGCAGCCTTGGCGCGCACAGTCTACGCCACCGCGTGGGCCTCACGTTTGCCCGAAACCACGTCGCGCCGCGCATCGCGCAGCACTATCTCGGCCACACGAACATCACGATCACGTTGAGCTACTATCAGGATGTGGATGAAAGTGATCTTCGTGCGGCGGGGCAACTTCTAACTTCGTAG